CTACATACAGACAAACACATCTAGATCATGTTTTTTGAAAGTCTTACCTTAGACGCAAAGCAGTGCCAAAGTGTTCTCCCTGGTCTGAAACGCGCTGACACTGTGACAGCTCAGTTTAGACATGCTGTGATATACTGAGCATGATGGGTGGAGACAACCAGCACAGCCAGTGACGTCATTCAGTAAGCAGTGATAATCACGCCCAATTTAAAAAAggtacacgttttatatatattaaaatatacagcagcacCAAGCATGATTAAGACAATTACCCCCACGTTTTAATATATGTGCttcaatacatatattaaaacgtgaattgaatttaaatcaagggaagtaatgttaaaactttacaatgcattagtaagacctcatctagaatattctgttcagttctggtcacctcgttacaaaaaggatattgctgctctagaaagagtgcaaagaagagcaaccagaattatcccaggtttaaaaggcatgttgtatgcagacaggctaaaataatttaatctattcagtcttgaacaaagaagactacgcagtgatctgattcaagcattcaaaatcctaaaaggtatagacaatgtcgacataggggacttctttgacctgaaaaaagaaacaaggaccaggggtcacaaatggagattagataaaggggcattcagaacagaaaataggaggcacttttttacacagagaattgtgagggtctggaaccaactccccagtaatgttgttgaagctgacaccctgggatccttcaaaaagctgcttgatgagattctgtgatcaataagctactaacaaccaaacgagcaagatgggctgaatggcctcctctcattttgtaaactttctcttCTTAATTTGAAATAATTTACAGCAAAAATGAAATGATACTTCCAAAACAGTCAATAGATTTTAATAATGAAGCCGCCCCTCAAGTGCAATGGCTCTCCAGTCCTtatccatgtataatgcacagtgactgggtgggatatctgCTTTTCATTGTACCTCTtcagtgggtttctgcaatggtgactgtccagacagggatcacactgaatgctgtaccagtctCTGCACTCCCGATGATCTATTCAGGTtaagaacatggtttaaaatccccCTGCCCCCATTGTAGAGCCAGTGGAGTTCAACCCTGGGGATCTATTTGCACCCTGTATCAGTATTGTTAATTCTGTAGAAACCAACTTGCTCAACACATGACCTGTACTGGTacctgttgccatggagacattcaaatctctcTGATTTGTATCTGCAGTAACAACAGGTGTGTGCTGTAGACAGTGtgagcagctcagttaaagaaatgaaaaaactaaaccagagcaaagtatatttctggcttggttatacaaacacagcatgatcgctgcacttcatatatttatacaaacacagcatgatctctgcacttcatatatttatacaaacacagcatgatcgctgcacttcatatatttatacaaacacagcatgatcactgcacttcatatatttatacaaacacagcatgatcgctgcacttcatatatttatacaaacacagcatgatctctgcacttcatatatttatacaaacacagcatgatcgctgcactttatatatttatacaaacacagcatgatcgctgcacttcatatatttatacaaacacagcatgatctctgcacttcatatatttatacaaacacagcatgatcgctgcacttcatatatttatacaaacacagcatgatcgctgcacttcatatatttatacaaacacagcatgatcgctgcacttcatatatttatacaaacacagcatgatcgctgcacttcatatattttctttactttgaaacttTGCAAATCCATCCACCACCACGCTCCCCCATGCTGACctgcaggtgtgagagtcactcggggcttgctttctttctttctttctttctttctttctttctttctgtaatCATCCTTTTagacttttaaaaagcacaaaacaacaatttaatggTAATTTAGGACAGTGCTGCCAGAATTAAAATGCGTCCTTCAGGGACTAGACTACTCCTCTAACAAGTACAGGGACAGAAGAAGCATTATCTGTTAACATACTTCCATATTAATACATCCATAACTTCTTATACACCAAATCCTGAGCAACAAAGAATCAATATGAAGCTGGAGagctgtaatattattattattattattattattattattaataataataataataataataataataataataataataacacatacacacacttagacacacacacacacacacacacacacacacacactcagacacacacacacacactgagacatacacacacacacactcagacacacagacacactacaacacacacagtctgagtgtgtctcagtgtgtgtgtctcagtcacttcaagtcatacaaagagcatttcaacctttccaattgtgcctatttccTTGATGCTTGACAAGTTTGGcataattgcttctcctaacttggacttttgtgtttgatatcacccctttaaacggctgttgcatttttctaactggTTTTttgacattgacaatgtttttgttatagattctATATACAGTTAATATGTATTGCtaattgattttatattattaaacatcatTCTGCTATAAACATCACAACTTTCTCACGTAGCTCGGAGTGACAGGTAAGAATgcggttgttgttgttattgtttattataagAGTGAGTAAATGTCAAAAAGGAGCTATTCtaactgtatattatataaaacTAATATACTTTCTAAATACCGTTAATGTGGATTGCATGCGGTTATAACtgatttgatattattatttgtttgcttatCCAGGTTGAGTTACCGTTGCAAAGTATTACAATGAGTAATGTGCAAGTTAAGCATATCGTTAAGCATTACAGATAGTGTAGTTTAAGTGCAAGTTCAAAATGTAAATATAGTTACAAGTACGAGCAAATACAATATACTTACAATTAAAGCAAATGCAACCTGTGCAGATACAAAGGAGTGCCTAAGAGGCAAGcgcaagaacaaaacaaatatatgatggcttgcttttgtatttgtttgatttataatcAGTTAATAACCAGAGTGAAGAGAGTTTCTTAATGTACAAGACATGTCATCTCACACAAGGACCACAAAGCAAAACTCAACAGTTCAGGCTAAGCAAACAGCACAATGATATCTTATTTATACAAGAGACAGATTAACAGATTAACTTACACTTTTCTGTTTTTTCCTCTACCAGAAGTCCATCTCCACCACCCCTTCCCCAGGTGTCTACTGGAAAGAAAATCCACACAACATCATTAAGACTGGTTGACCATGATTATTCCGCCATGGTGAACAGATCCTGCATAGATCCACACAGTGTGCTTCATCCAACAACCAAGCAGCACATATCTAGGTATGTGAAACACCTGACAAAGATGAAAAACACCAGCTCATCGCTACAACACCAGTCCTGAAAAGCTCCAGGAGACTCCACTGCTGTGGCATCATTTAACTGAAGGCAGTGCCACTGTACAGGTCCCAGTGGTAACCGTGTCACCTGCAGCTGTCAACCCACCTGCACTGCTGTTAACACCTACTGCTCCATCCACTGCCTTAACACCAGAGTCAATTGAAAAAACCATGCAAGAAATTATGAACAGATGACATCAGAAGCAACAGCAGTTCAAGAAAACCAAAGAAGGGACCATCAGGTGCTTTTACTGCTCTACCAAAGTGTTGAGATGTCACAAAGCAAAGATTAGAGCAGAAAAAGAGGAAGCAGACAGAACCTCAGCCGTCTGGCCAACTGCGTAGGTTCTGCAGATTGGCATTAAAACAGGgaccaaacagaaaaatacatctaTTGTCCTGCCTGGGTGTTTAACCTTTACAAAGATCAGGGGATGACAGGAAATGACCTGGTCTGAACTCCAGGCATCGAAAAGCAGAGATGGCaaagagaaaagggaaaataaaattgtttagacaacatatacaaaatagttctgtaaatacagttattgttTGGACAACATATACAAAATAGTTCTGTAAATATAGTTGTTGTTTGGACAGCATATGCAAAATAGGACTGTAAATATAGTTGTTGCTTAGACAACATAAAAATTGTACTGTGATGTAATTGTTGCTTGGAAATATCAAAACACTACTGTAGGCTGTTTTTTGGACaacataaaaacactactgtaaaTCTAGTTGTTGTTTGGACAACATATCAAAAATAGTACTGCAAGTGTTGCAGGTGTGCTTCAGCaccttattattgatttatttgtattatttttgttcacgtgtaTTATTGCTTATTTTGCTTTAATCAcggtatgattttgtatattcactctgcactattatttaatcacgatatgattttgtatattcactctgcactgttATTTATAGCACTGCTGTGTCCAGCTGACACCCCTCCCTCTAGAGCTGTTACAGCCTGCTTGAGTCCAAACTGCTTCAGGACACTGAGAATCAGGACCCtggatacttgttttgttttaaactcttattattttgttcattcttGCTGCTGTTGATATAGCTGTATTACTTATATTGCTATAGCCATTGCTAACATTGCTGCTGTTGATACATCTATCATTTTGAATTCTATTGCTATAGTGACTGTTACCTTTACTGCTATTGAATTAGCtattacttttattgttaattgcatatgcagggatggaagtaagactcatAATGgatagcagtttggtccatttcaggttttactaacaGCAGGCCCTCGTAGAAACTGtactgaagaagctggaaaatAAAAGTCTGCAGGTCACAAAACCCGAAATGGCTCctactgctatacaatgggagtcttatatcaaaatactgtattgtaaatatatattcagTTTACATTTAAATCTCTTAATGTTACACGTGATTTATTCTTTAACTTTTAATAATAAGCATAATAGTTTAACCAGCATGGTTGTTCCattataatttattcatttaaaagtaaaagcatGTGCTCACTGACttacagatttacaaaaaaagtacaaatggagATTCTACAGAAGTGACGGGAAAGTTCTTGaatttgcagtttgtttatttgaggtCACACAGAGATAGTGATCAAGTGGGAACTCTTTCAAGTGTTTTCAGAACAAAGGAttctggtattttttattttacactttacaaAAGCAGACTCTGAAAAGTTGTCTTTGCAGACTGATTGTCTACAAAGATTCCATAAACTCACAGGTTTCGTTGGCCAATCATGTAACTAGATACAggggctctcaaaagtattcaccccccttggacttttccacattttattgtgttacaacatgaaatcaaaatggatttaattaggagtttttgtcaatgtcaaagtgaaaaataaaatctacaaattaattacaaatagaaaatagaaaataattgattgcataagaaTTCACCCCCtatgctatgacacacctaaataagctctggtgcaaccaattgtcttttagaagacacataaggaggctgtgtggtccagtggttaaagaaaagggcttataaacaggaggtccccggttcaagtcccacctcagccactgactcattgtgtgaccctgagcaagtcacttcacctccttgtgctccgtctttcaggtgagacgtagttgtaagtgactctgcagctgatgcatagttcacacaccctagtctttgtaagtcgccttggataaaggcgtctgctaaataaactaataataataataataataataagtagtagttgaatggagtccacctgtgtgcaattaaggtgtttcacatgatttcaggttaaatacacctgtctctgggggGTCCCactgttggttagtacatttcctaacaaaaactacatcatgaagacaaaggaacattcaaagcaaatccggaataaggttcttcaaaagcaccaatcaggggtaggatataagaacatttccaaggcattgaatatcccccggagcacagtaaagtccattatttaGAAATGGAGAGagtatggcacaactgtgaatctgtctagaacaggccatcttcaaaaactgagtatccgggcgagaagggcactagtcagggaggccaccaagaggcctatggcaactctaaatgagttacagtcttccgtggctgagctgggagacactgtgcatacggcaacaatagcccgggtgcttcacaaaactggcctttatgggagagtggcaaaaagaaagccattgttgaaaaaaactcacatcaaatctcagctagagtttgccagaaggcatgtgggagactcagaGACCTAGTGGAAGaaattctatggtctgatgagaccaaaatagagctttttggccttaacactaagcgctatgtttggtgcaagcctaacaccgcacaccATCccgagaacaccatccctaccgtgaagcatggtggtggcagcatcatgctatggggatgcttctctgcgtcagggcctggaaagcttgtcaagatagagggcaaaatggatgcagcaaagtacatagaaatcctggaggaaaacctgctgaagtctgcaagagacctgggacttgggagaagattcatcttccagcaggacaatgaccccaaacatacagccaaagccacactggagtggcttaaaaacaaaaaggtcaatgtcctggagtggcccagtcaaagcccggacctcaatccaattgatactatgtggaaagagttgaaaattgctgttcaccaaaggtccccatccaacttgacggagcttgagcaattttgcaaagaagaatgggcaaaaattgcagtgtccagatgtgcaaagctggtagagacttatccaaatagactcatggctgtaattgctgccaaaggtgcctctaccaaatattgactcaagggggtgaatacttatgcaatcaattattttctgttttgtatttgtaattaatttagaatttagattttatttttcactttgacattatggactttttttggtgttgatcagtggcaaaaactcctaattaaatccattttgattccatgttgtaacacaataattattattattattattattattatttatttcttagcagacgcccttatccagggcgacttacaatcgcaagcaaatacaaatacattcaagtgttacaatataagtcatacaataaaaacaagaaatacaataattctcaagtgtgacaaaccacaattcaataatacagcagataatactgaaagttacatcaggatatgattaaatagtgatagttacatcaggatatgattaagtacaaaatactacagattaaacacttggcagattacaatattctgaagtacaggattaaatgcagtaaaataggcggcagataagagcaaagtaaagcatatttaaatgaagggtgatagtgtcccaggatacaacagaggagttctacaggtgctgtttgaagaggtgagtcttaaggaggcgccggaatgtggtcagggactgggcagtcctgacatctgtaggaaggtcgttccaccactgcggtgtggaaaatgtggaaaagtccaaggggggtgaatacttttaaaagacactgtatataaataatatgcaatatatgtgtgtatatctatatataatgcattatgttgtagctttttatatattttgtttaatactgtaaatagccACCGCCCTGGGAGTGCCTggccacggtcggctgtggaacagcctggactcgaacaggggacgtccaggctatagagcgcattctgcactccacgcagagcacctttacaggatacgccactcgggagccctgaacCCTGCAGGTttctttttagtgtttttttttccgtgatatgtgctgttttaaaacaaaaaaaattccgTAATATAACTGGTATGTATGTCAAAGTGCTTGATTTCTCTGGTTTACTTagatgttgaccaacatgtgaaatGCCATGACTGGTACATATCCCGTTCCTTAGTTATTGTTTTCCAAGATCACTACATATAAAAAGTAAGGAacggaagatgatgatgatgatgatgatgatgatgatgatgaaggaTACTTTCTACCTTgctctggatatatatatatatatatatagatatagatatagatatagatatatatatatatatatataaatcaaccAAATCGATTAGTGACATGTATTTTCCTGGTttgccatttattaatttatgtccgtttaaaaatttaaatacatttcaacagctaCCTAGAGGCGCAGCGGGTTGCACGTTCGAACCTcgggaatttttttttaaaattttttttgtgcgatatgtgctgtttcaaaacataataaatagCTTTGTGTAACTGGTATGGATATCAAAGTGCTtgcgttccctggtttatttgtattttttatatatattttttataaaaatgtagtcgTCGCCCCCCTCCCCCGACTCGGGAAATGGCGTctggaacacacgtcctccgaaacttgctcctgccaagccgtcatttttcgcactgcagatccacagcaatgccaccagacctatagtgccggaggacaacacagatctggtggctccactgcagagccacaggcgcactatcggccacaggggtcgcttgaagcgcggtgagccgtggattcctcTGCTGAAACCTGACAGCTCCATTTAAACTCGTGTATTTTAATCAATTGTTATCCCACTTTGAGAGAAAAACTGATGAGAGGGTCCGGCTTGAGGACGTACACAACACTTAATAAAGGAAGCTCTCATAAAAATCACACTTACAACACGTCTTTATTGTTACACAAACTATTTTACTGCTGTTGGGAAACTGATGCAGACCCAACCTGAGACCCTGTTTGCATTATGAAATACCCGGTCatttatcaaactgactttgcagtttatGGCTGGACAGCTACAGAGCCTGTGTtaagaaaccatttaaaacaatacaggGCACAGAAAAGGAGCCGATACCATCATACTGGGACAGGtttatgtggagagaaaggtacggcaggaattgtctagatgcatttataaatactgcatcagatcacacagctgcgcaGGGGGTGCGACCCacatcttaaaagaaaaaaaataaaagctgaaagtTGAAGATATCTTTTAAAAACTATTTCTTTTcagaataacattttcaaattctGTAGTTTAGGGAGAAGGATCAGATTTGATTTAAATACTCgtttttgaattgatttgaatgctcattttgaattgatttgaatgctcattttgaattgatttgaatactcattTTGTAGTGAATGATACCTGATGTTCCAGGGACAGCCTCTTGTGTCTCCACTCCAACACCATCACTATCAATAGCATCTTCCAGTGCTGTTAGCAGATCTGGTATCCTTGACTTTATTAGGCTGTAAATCTGGTGCAGAGGTTGTGCAGGCTCTCCAGATGAATGCTGCTGGCATTGCTTTGTAACAGCATTGTGTGTCtctgctttcagcctcttccacagataGTGGTGTAGCGCACAACAATTATGGAAATCTGTTAAAGAGAATGTAGTtctgggattttaaaatggcatcagaactacatttcccagtgcctAGTGCTCCTAATGAAGCCAGCAATGACAACCatctgggtcaattgcaacaaacttgtGGATTCAGTACAGAGCTGCATACTAAGCTGCGGAGCAGCTAATCATAATCTACTTCAAACAAAAGATGGAGGCATTGTTGTTAAAAGTCCCATTTCCAGGTATTGAAAATGTCTGTTCAGTCTTCTCTTCCCGATTCTGCAGTTTATAAATCCTCCATCCCTGATTCTAACTTCCATGCAGGCATGTGAGATTGCTGTTTAAAATCTCAATACCTTATAatctaaaacactacaaataataatgacCTGAAACTACAGATCAATAAAATATCTAACAAGAGCATTTCccaaaatcataaataataaaaagttataacAAACTTGTAACAGCGgggaacattttacaggaaagcaTAGAACTGAAATGGGCTTCAAAGCAACATCAagttaaacatgtaaaaactaTTTGTATAAACCACAGAGCTATAGAATACTTAATGACAAAATATATGCCTGATTGCACATGGATCGCTTGTATGAgcagacagcagtttaaaaagctgCTCCAGTCACGGTATATATAAGAAATGTAGAAACAAGGACATCTACGGTATTTATTACTGGATTTATAAAATGAAATCCTTGATTGACAAGACactgaacaacatttaaaacagcatttaatacaggcagcaaagcatttttaatatatattttatttggtttAGTAGTCTCGTTGTCAATCAACAAATTGATATAAAAACACAGAACCTGCGTTTGTTAATAGAgtacacgagagagagagagggcagtatattaaacacatcctgagcagaaatcatcTCATTAAGAAAcaatggtatgcagcccattacattcctaaaagctctctggtgccccctgctggaaacagtaCTGCTTTACACTTCAAGCTACCCGCATgataactgcagtacactgtgctgtgtcttgAGGTACTGCAGATTCACCGTGGTATCGGAGAAGCTTCCATAGAACccactgcaagaggctgagcaacgcatgagaaaggaaagagaaacgtgcattcataataacaatctatttaatatattactaatgtgagGTAACACAATCCGAATGCTCAACAAGACGATGAATACAAGATGTACTCGTTCATATTTGAGTCTGTGAGCttttgatctgaacagattgtgattaggggGGACCCTGTTTATCAAGcaggtttattcttttgttttcagaaaatatTTCTGTATTCAGTCTGCAATTCTGAGAATGTTCTCGAGTCCTGCAAGAGCCTGCAACTGACTTCACTTCTTCACACACTAAGTGCAGGGAGAGGATTACACACTTGTGTGAAttgtatggtgtcttttaaggtctcgtAACtgtctgaatctcttcccacaaacatcacagtgatgaggtttctctcctgtgtgaatgactttgtgttttttaaggtttcctatgtgaatgaatgtcttcccacactcagtgcagtgatgaggtttctctcctgtgtgaatgctctggtgtcttttaaggtctcctaACTGTATGAATCTCTTAtcacaaacatcacagtgatgaggtttctctcctgtgtgaatggctttgtgttttttaaggtttcctatgtgactgaatgtcttcccacactcagtgcagtgatgaggtttctctcctgtgtgaatgcgctggtggattttaaggtctcctaactgtctgaatctcttcccacaaacatcacagtgatgaggtttcactcctgtgtgaatggctttgtgttttttaaggtttcctatgagactgaatctcttcccacaaacatcacagtgatgaggtttctctcctatgTTAATGTGCTGGTGTgaatgaagatttcctaactgtgtgaaactcttatcactggtctgtatgtgggaaggtttctctcctgtgtgaatgcgctggtgtcttttaagcagtgatatatgattgaaactcttcccacaatcagcccaggaacatgtagtccctcctgtgggatttcccttgtgagtttcaggagcatctaattgacaggaactcttcccacctttaatagaatgaggcaaggtcttcaagttgccctgggtttctgaattgttaaaacatgcagaatgtggcgtctctgtactctccacagtaagtgggtgtctgtcttgtaaagaagggatTTTAACTGAGTGAGTCTTCACATACTCTTCTTGGGGTgtcgtttctctgtgtttcttgcactgtggtttgcttctagaagagtttttgcactggggtgatggagtggagtcgtgttctccttcatctactttagaagctaaaaaaagaaagagaagagagacaaaggttattgtacagcattcttccacatgcactgttctgcagggcttcatgtcataaacatgacaataacaacacagcaatgcttactgcGAGACGCACAAGAGTGAAATGTGCTGCTGAGAGCAAATATTACAGTCCCTGGGATAGTTGTAGTGAGATGAgcttttaaacatgatattgtatttgaataaagtgtaagaaataaaataagactgatGGGTCATACAATACGGGTTCACTCTCATTGTGGCGATGCTGCTGCATACTCTCCACAGAAAtgctctactgaaatgtttcttctggggaCGCTAAGCAACCAGACTGGATGtgacatcacccagtgatgggacatgtgatccctgcagctctgtaaagctgtgggagcagcacaactgcaaacagtctatcagaaatggggaaaggcacagatctaacacaggggtgaccaaagctggcccttccactcctgctctttgttccaaccctgttctgagttgtttaaatgaaccaattaaagctccatccaggcacaggagcagcactgaacctgttcaatgaggagtggaatggcctccaggaacgtgattggacagcgctgatatcacagcattctaaagaggcgtggcagtggctgcacatctagcaggtgcctcaggagcaagcacagtgatgtccttgttgacatagtggttgggcagctccctctggttaaaatatgaatctcaagcacattgCTGGTGTATagtaccaggttctgcaggatgaataggcagctcaatgctgcttgttttgtaggattacctctgaatcccagttcacattcagatggagaatcatcacacaggttggatcccagcttggtgttctcctcaagtgtacatacattattttcagtaggaagttcctctgcgatggggacacattcctgttctatgaattcctctttaataggaacacattcctctTCAGGGacgtcttcatctttaacacatggcaGCTCTGTAACCTGTATTAGACTTCCACACCACTCCTgttcaaaggactcctcttgtgtgtaaactgcttctatctttggcccttcctgtgcttcagattcagggatagcgtggctctctatgggatctgtgggaaacaaaattatataaaattacAACTCTTACTTACTAGCTAGACTCCTGTACAAAGCCATCCCCTTGTCAgaatgactgaatagattcaattcttttagcctgtctgcatacgacatgccttttaaacccgggataattctggtcactcttctttgcactttctagagcagcaatatcctttttgtaacgaggtgaccagaactgaacagaatattctagatgcggtcttgctaatgcattgtaaagttttaacattacttcccttgatttaaattcaacacttttcacaatatatcagagcatcttgttggccttttttatagcttccccacattgtctagatgaagacatttctgagtcaacataatgtCACCGGGTCTAAGAGGAGctatttctcttattttattgatttatttttaattaatagtgCTACTTTACCCTTTTTTAACTCCcaaattaaaacacaatttccCTCGCAGCAGGAAACCGCACAACAGCTGAGGACAACAGAGGTAAGTctcagcaaagtgtctgaggaatgtctttctgTGAACTCAAACTGTATTGTGATCATGGTTGGAATGGAAACTGTCAACACAGAATACgagtttcaatgtgtcaaatacaacgAGCAGACAAGG
The sequence above is a segment of the Acipenser ruthenus chromosome 51, fAciRut3.2 maternal haplotype, whole genome shotgun sequence genome. Coding sequences within it:
- the LOC131722742 gene encoding zinc finger protein 79-like, which gives rise to MDVSVSVSLFQDELASTVELAVKAAADSVVCAITEAVSSKFTELQEDMSAVKRENESLKLRLEISESELKAVRGCINAAHADIKQPFIFQDPIESHAIPESEAQEGPKIEAVYTQEESFEQEWCGSLIQVTELPCVKDEDVPEEECVPIKEEFIEQECVPIAEELPTENNVCTLEENTKLGSNLCDDSPSECELGFRASKVDEGEHDSTPSPQCKNSSRSKPQCKKHRETTPQEEYVKTHSVKIPSLQDRHPLTVESTETPHSACFNNSETQGNLKTLPHSIKGGKSSCQLDAPETHKGNPTGGTTCSWADCGKSFNHISLLKRHQRIHTGEKPSHIQTSDKSFTQLGNLHSHQHINIGEKPHHCDVCGKRFSLIGNLKKHKAIHTGVKPHHCDVCGKRFRQLGDLKIHQRIHTGEKPHHCTECGKTFSHIGNLKKHKAIHTGEKPHHCDVCDKRFIQLGDLKRHQSIHTGEKPHHCTECGKTFIHIGNLKKHKVIHTGEKPHHCDVCGKRFRQLRDLKRHHTIHTSV